The following proteins are encoded in a genomic region of Ignavibacteriota bacterium:
- a CDS encoding OmpA family protein: MKRLPLLLLAALALVIAPLCAQETPADYRSVMRIGIFGAPQLNLHSGNYDVIEGSVVCATCTFENGNMFSYRLGALVEIPMSTSLLLSARLGLQDYSGVFERDVRLGSVAQPTGPPADLLVHQTFDNSVSYLLVSPGILFFPIEESPLHLQAGLGFGFPVSKDYSLTEKILSPANKQFSDGSTEHTPFSGEIQDVNGIRLALDLGAGYDFPLSRTMLLTPEIGFSFPLTKVNSAADWRASGLALGLALKYAFLEPIAPPPPPPPPPPPPPPQIAPLAVDFDMEGKSAEGAPTRLSPITVDEIRIGERYPLLTYVFFNEGDAMQPLRQNLLTADQALAFRVEDATGDELGLYKNMLNIVGRRMKDNPRTRITITGNNADAGLERGAAALSRQRAENVRAYFTDVWGIDSRRITIRSRNLPADPSARESAEGQEENRRVEITSDDPMVTAPIRRDEIVYKSSLAAAEFIPKLDAPNGLERWSLTAKQDNRILYSQDGGSTIPASFTWSFTGETFKRNSAPVQVSLFARDKKAQEKSATRSITVDTRTLERKREERIGGIRVTRSKLILYDFNSSTVSPRNRAIIREDTSSITPTSKVTIVGYTDRLGDPDYNVRLSQQRADNARIEIQALRRSAQIETKGVGSTQLLFSNDTPEGRFYCRMVTVTIETPEE, encoded by the coding sequence ATGAAACGTCTCCCCCTGCTACTCCTCGCGGCTCTGGCGCTCGTCATCGCGCCGCTCTGCGCCCAGGAAACTCCCGCCGATTACCGAAGCGTCATGCGCATCGGGATATTTGGCGCCCCACAATTGAATCTCCATTCTGGAAACTACGATGTTATCGAGGGTAGCGTCGTATGTGCGACCTGCACGTTCGAGAATGGCAACATGTTCTCGTACCGCCTGGGTGCACTCGTAGAGATCCCCATGTCGACGAGCTTGCTGCTCTCTGCTCGACTTGGCCTTCAGGACTATTCCGGTGTGTTTGAACGCGACGTGCGTCTGGGCTCCGTCGCACAGCCGACTGGGCCACCAGCAGATCTGCTTGTTCATCAGACCTTCGACAATTCCGTCTCTTACCTGCTCGTCTCACCGGGAATCTTGTTTTTCCCCATTGAGGAGTCGCCCCTTCATCTTCAAGCAGGACTCGGTTTCGGTTTTCCTGTTTCGAAGGACTATTCGCTGACAGAAAAAATTCTATCGCCGGCGAACAAACAATTCAGCGACGGCAGCACGGAGCACACACCGTTCAGTGGTGAAATCCAAGATGTCAACGGAATTCGGCTGGCGCTCGATTTGGGTGCAGGGTACGACTTCCCGTTGTCACGGACGATGCTGCTGACTCCGGAAATTGGCTTCAGCTTTCCGTTGACGAAAGTGAACAGCGCCGCTGATTGGCGTGCTAGCGGCCTCGCCCTCGGATTGGCATTGAAGTATGCGTTTCTTGAACCGATCGCGCCTCCTCCCCCGCCCCCACCACCACCGCCCCCACCGCCACCGCAAATCGCGCCCTTGGCAGTCGATTTCGATATGGAGGGAAAATCCGCAGAGGGCGCTCCCACACGCCTATCGCCAATTACTGTGGATGAAATCCGCATTGGCGAGCGCTACCCGTTGCTGACCTACGTATTCTTCAACGAGGGTGATGCGATGCAGCCCCTGCGTCAGAATCTGCTGACCGCGGATCAGGCACTCGCGTTCCGTGTGGAGGATGCAACGGGCGATGAACTCGGGCTCTATAAAAACATGCTCAACATCGTCGGCCGCAGGATGAAAGATAATCCGCGCACGCGGATCACCATCACCGGCAACAACGCGGATGCGGGTCTCGAGCGCGGTGCCGCGGCTCTATCCAGGCAGCGAGCTGAAAATGTTCGCGCGTATTTCACTGACGTCTGGGGTATCGATTCCAGACGCATCACGATCAGGTCGCGCAACCTGCCCGCGGATCCATCAGCACGAGAGAGCGCGGAAGGCCAGGAAGAAAACCGCCGGGTGGAGATCACTTCAGACGATCCGATGGTGACGGCACCGATCCGCCGCGATGAAATCGTGTACAAGTCTTCGCTCGCAGCGGCGGAATTCATCCCGAAGCTCGATGCTCCGAATGGTCTCGAGCGCTGGTCCCTCACTGCAAAACAGGACAACCGCATCCTGTATTCACAGGACGGCGGATCCACTATTCCCGCGTCGTTCACGTGGTCTTTCACTGGCGAGACCTTCAAACGCAACAGTGCACCAGTGCAGGTGTCTCTCTTCGCCCGCGACAAGAAGGCACAGGAAAAGAGCGCCACAAGAAGCATCACCGTCGACACGAGGACTCTCGAGCGCAAGCGTGAAGAGCGCATCGGCGGAATCCGCGTCACGCGAAGCAAGCTCATCCTGTATGATTTCAACAGCTCGACGGTTTCCCCGCGCAACAGGGCGATCATTCGCGAGGATACAAGCAGCATCACCCCCACATCGAAGGTGACAATCGTCGGGTACACTGACCGTCTCGGAGATCCCGATTACAACGTGCGCCTGTCACAGCAACGCGCCGACAATGCCCGCATCGAAATCCAGGCGCTCCGGAGGAGTGCACAGATCGAGACCAAGGGTGTTGGCAGCACGCAACTGTTATTCTCGAACGACACTCCCGAGGGGCGTTTCTACTGCCGCATGGTGACCGTCACAATCGAGACTCCCGAAGAGTAA
- a CDS encoding rRNA (cytidine-2'-O-)-methyltransferase: MTADERLLNINSDRQHPAFPGTLYLVGTPIGHPDDLSIRAIETLRRADLIACEERKEAQRLLRRHGISSELFEINEHTERDAAEDVIAALRRGAIVALISDCGMPVFADPGGRVVRQALDAGLDVRAVPGPTSLTTALAVSGMDVTRFYFHGFPSPKRPERRVELRALKSHPSVLVFLDAPYRLTQLLADAVEAFGSRRRACVACDLTLETELVRRGTLASLHSFFLHHPGKREFVVMVEGYNKRGPQ, encoded by the coding sequence GTGACAGCCGACGAGCGGCTTCTGAACATCAACTCGGACCGGCAGCACCCGGCATTCCCCGGTACGTTATACCTTGTTGGGACGCCGATTGGGCACCCAGACGATCTTTCGATTCGTGCAATCGAGACACTGCGCCGTGCCGATCTCATCGCGTGTGAGGAACGGAAGGAGGCGCAGCGACTGCTACGTCGCCATGGAATCTCGAGTGAGCTGTTCGAGATAAATGAGCACACTGAAAGAGATGCTGCGGAAGACGTCATTGCGGCACTGCGAAGAGGCGCAATTGTCGCCTTGATCTCGGATTGTGGCATGCCCGTGTTCGCTGACCCTGGCGGTCGCGTCGTTCGACAGGCACTTGATGCAGGACTTGATGTACGTGCTGTCCCGGGACCTACCTCTCTCACAACCGCATTGGCGGTGAGCGGCATGGACGTCACGCGGTTTTATTTTCACGGTTTCCCCTCTCCAAAGCGTCCTGAACGCCGTGTGGAATTACGCGCGTTGAAATCGCATCCCTCTGTCCTGGTGTTCCTGGATGCGCCGTATCGGCTGACACAATTGTTGGCCGATGCGGTGGAGGCGTTTGGCTCTCGTCGACGTGCATGCGTCGCCTGCGACTTGACACTCGAAACGGAATTGGTCAGACGTGGTACACTCGCCTCCCTTCATTCGTTTTTTCTTCATCACCCGGGTAAACGGGAATTTGTTGTCATGGTTGAGGGCTATAATAAGCGTGGCCCTCAATAA
- the ispD gene encoding 2-C-methyl-D-erythritol 4-phosphate cytidylyltransferase, translated as MHAQPSPFSVCIPSGGTGTRVGAGIPKQYLPLGGKPVLVRTVDVFVGMEECLDIVIAADDVERCNDVMRQYGFGDRVRVVAGGERRQDSVSRAVETLGESDGIVLIHDAARPLITSGQIRAVVAAITQYGAALLALPARDTIKYVEQLGGAITRTLDRKSIWLAQTPQGTRINVMRRALDAALKEAYSGTDDAELLERLGLSVYPVEGSTRNIKLTTAGDFEIAAALLAISGINE; from the coding sequence ATGCACGCGCAGCCGTCCCCATTCAGCGTATGCATCCCCTCGGGAGGCACGGGAACACGTGTTGGTGCCGGCATCCCGAAGCAGTATTTGCCTCTCGGCGGAAAGCCTGTTCTTGTTCGAACCGTCGACGTCTTTGTCGGTATGGAAGAATGTCTCGATATCGTCATTGCGGCCGATGATGTGGAGCGCTGCAATGATGTCATGCGGCAGTACGGATTCGGAGACCGAGTGCGAGTTGTTGCTGGTGGAGAACGGCGGCAGGATTCCGTGAGCCGCGCGGTTGAAACGCTCGGAGAATCGGATGGGATAGTCCTGATTCACGACGCTGCCCGGCCCCTTATAACATCTGGACAGATTCGCGCGGTTGTTGCGGCCATAACGCAGTACGGAGCAGCTCTTCTGGCACTCCCGGCGCGTGATACAATCAAATATGTGGAGCAACTGGGAGGAGCCATCACACGCACTCTCGACCGCAAGTCGATCTGGCTCGCTCAGACGCCGCAGGGGACTCGTATAAACGTGATGCGTCGCGCCCTTGACGCGGCGCTGAAGGAGGCCTATTCCGGCACCGATGATGCGGAGCTGCTGGAGCGACTGGGATTGAGCGTGTATCCTGTTGAAGGATCCACGCGAAACATTAAGCTTACAACGGCCGGTGACTTTGAAATTGCCGCTGCCTTACTGGCCATTTCAGGAATCAACGAGTGA
- the queA gene encoding tRNA preQ1(34) S-adenosylmethionine ribosyltransferase-isomerase QueA, with protein MKLSDFDYPVVKTLIAKYPAQPRDSARLMVVHRSTGEIEHRAFSDVHEYFRKGDCLVLNETRVFPARLIGRKEKTNAKIEVFLLRELSKDEHLWDVIVDPARKVRIGNKIYFSDELMCEVIDNTTSRGRTVRFNYDGDFFKLIDAVGQTPLPPYIKREPEDSDKDWYQTVYARTVGAVAAPTAGLHFTKQLLGKMKKKGVNVTNVLLHIGQGTFRPVEVEDLTKHKMDSEYFEIPPTACIAVNRAKEAKRSIFVCGTSAVRALESSVTTMRQLTPARSWTDKFIYPPYDFKITDKLITNFHMPKSTLLMLVASFAGYDLTMKAYKKAIKEKYRMYSYGDAMLIL; from the coding sequence ATGAAACTATCCGATTTTGATTATCCGGTTGTAAAAACTCTCATCGCGAAATATCCCGCGCAGCCACGCGACAGTGCCAGGCTCATGGTCGTGCACAGGAGCACCGGGGAAATCGAACATCGGGCGTTTTCTGACGTGCACGAGTACTTTCGGAAGGGCGACTGCCTGGTGTTGAACGAGACGCGTGTTTTCCCCGCGCGGCTGATCGGCAGAAAGGAAAAAACAAACGCAAAGATCGAGGTCTTCCTTCTCCGTGAGCTCTCGAAAGACGAGCACCTGTGGGATGTGATCGTCGACCCCGCCCGCAAGGTCCGTATCGGCAACAAGATCTATTTCTCGGACGAATTGATGTGCGAAGTGATCGATAACACCACTTCACGGGGTCGCACGGTGCGTTTTAATTACGACGGCGATTTCTTCAAACTCATCGATGCAGTTGGGCAGACGCCCTTGCCTCCTTATATCAAACGGGAGCCAGAAGATTCGGACAAGGACTGGTACCAGACTGTGTATGCGCGTACCGTCGGTGCTGTGGCCGCTCCGACCGCAGGTCTGCATTTCACCAAGCAGTTGCTCGGTAAGATGAAAAAGAAGGGAGTAAACGTCACAAACGTCCTTCTTCACATCGGCCAAGGAACATTCCGTCCTGTCGAGGTCGAGGATTTGACCAAACACAAGATGGATTCGGAATATTTTGAGATCCCTCCTACGGCATGCATTGCTGTCAATCGTGCAAAAGAAGCGAAGCGCAGCATTTTTGTTTGTGGTACCAGCGCCGTCCGTGCGCTTGAGTCGAGCGTGACCACTATGCGGCAGCTTACCCCGGCTCGCAGCTGGACTGACAAATTCATCTATCCGCCGTACGACTTCAAAATTACGGACAAACTGATCACAAACTTTCACATGCCGAAATCTACCCTGCTCATGCTTGTCGCATCGTTTGCAGGGTACGATCTGACTATGAAGGCCTACAAGAAGGCGATCAAGGAAAAATATCGGATGTACAGCTATGGCGACGCGATGCTGATTTTGTAA
- the buk gene encoding butyrate kinase, whose amino-acid sequence MPAPSHVLVINPGSTSTKIAVYRNEKLAAQADVKHAPPPGGIWDEFPTRLGQIRAELSKLGVRGNIDAVAGRGGLLKPVQGGTYAVNDAMLADAHANLQGEHASNMGCAFAHALASEWSVPAFIVDPICTDEFEPIARYSGHPLIRRNALAHTLNMHAVARAAAGKLGVPYAKSNIIVAHLGGGISIGPLKGGRIIDVNDASSNGPFSPDRTGTLPLQQFIKLCYSGKYTETEMKKMVMGKGGLIAYLGTNDLRLIEERIAGGDQEAAAVVDAMCYQIAKEIGSMAAVLSGKVDAIAMTGGLSYSKRVFTSVKRRVSWIAPVLNYAGEHEMLALALGALRVLRGEEKAKDY is encoded by the coding sequence ATGCCTGCTCCGAGTCACGTTCTTGTCATCAATCCGGGTTCCACATCTACTAAAATCGCCGTCTACCGGAACGAAAAACTGGCCGCGCAGGCCGATGTGAAACATGCGCCACCCCCGGGTGGAATCTGGGATGAATTTCCCACGCGTCTCGGGCAGATCCGAGCGGAGTTAAGCAAGCTCGGAGTTCGCGGAAACATCGATGCGGTGGCCGGTCGCGGTGGATTGTTGAAACCGGTTCAGGGCGGTACATACGCAGTAAACGACGCGATGCTGGCTGACGCGCATGCGAATCTGCAGGGTGAGCACGCTTCGAATATGGGATGCGCCTTCGCGCACGCCCTCGCCTCGGAATGGTCCGTCCCCGCGTTTATCGTCGATCCCATCTGTACAGATGAATTTGAACCTATTGCACGCTATTCGGGGCACCCTCTCATCCGGCGAAATGCACTCGCACATACACTGAACATGCATGCGGTTGCACGTGCAGCGGCCGGCAAGTTGGGGGTTCCATACGCCAAGAGCAACATCATCGTCGCACATTTGGGGGGAGGAATCTCGATAGGCCCCCTGAAGGGCGGCCGCATCATCGATGTCAACGATGCGTCCAGCAACGGACCGTTCAGCCCTGATCGCACGGGAACACTGCCCCTGCAACAGTTCATCAAGCTTTGCTATTCCGGGAAGTACACTGAAACGGAAATGAAGAAGATGGTTATGGGCAAAGGCGGCCTCATTGCATACCTCGGCACGAATGATCTTCGACTCATCGAGGAACGTATTGCCGGAGGAGATCAGGAAGCTGCCGCTGTTGTCGATGCGATGTGTTATCAGATCGCGAAAGAAATTGGGTCCATGGCCGCTGTGCTCTCCGGTAAAGTGGACGCAATCGCCATGACTGGCGGATTGTCATATTCCAAGCGTGTTTTCACTTCGGTGAAACGACGCGTTTCGTGGATAGCACCGGTACTGAATTATGCCGGTGAGCACGAAATGCTCGCCCTCGCACTCGGTGCACTCCGTGTGCTCCGCGGTGAGGAAAAGGCGAAAGACTATTGA
- a CDS encoding indolepyruvate ferredoxin oxidoreductase subunit alpha, with translation MARGAYEAGAAYAIGFPGSPISDILQAADDLAPLRVQRAPNEKVGLEVALGIAQGGSRALAVLKHIGLNIAADPIISSAYSGVNAGMVIAAVDDPGMLSSINEQDTRHFARAAKIPMLAPSEAQEISEFITLAFSLSEKHDLPVLVRLTTRLSNTRGICSLQEALGGSAKQRGLKAPRSAREGMNRHEHIEKQLSVIESWANQAFDLNSIDVGSPDVGIITSGISYVYAKEVLPDASFLKLGMIHPLPHKLISYFASLVKRLYVIEELDPFLEEQIRAMGIGVIGKEVFPRTGELTPDVVARGLSAEGAVAHGLTSEPVQLPTRQSTLCLGCAHRGLMNVFQRMKLEVVGDIGCFNPGELPPADPQEMDACFCIGASMSVAFGMSLAQGVSIAQRTVAVVSGSTFMHSGLPALANIVQNRGTATVCILATPSNEAAASVAPEVDYRKLCEGVGVKRIRTVLPDDEPSIEQALREELTAEGVSVIISQI, from the coding sequence GTGGCACGCGGCGCATATGAAGCAGGCGCAGCATATGCCATTGGGTTTCCCGGCTCCCCTATCAGTGATATCCTCCAGGCGGCTGACGACTTGGCGCCTCTTCGCGTACAACGCGCGCCCAACGAAAAAGTCGGGCTCGAAGTTGCTTTGGGAATAGCACAAGGTGGGAGCCGTGCACTTGCAGTCCTGAAGCACATCGGACTGAACATCGCCGCCGATCCCATCATTTCCTCCGCCTATAGCGGTGTGAATGCCGGCATGGTCATCGCAGCAGTGGATGATCCCGGGATGCTGTCCTCGATCAACGAACAGGATACGCGGCATTTCGCCCGTGCAGCCAAAATCCCGATGCTCGCACCATCGGAAGCGCAGGAGATTTCAGAATTTATTACGCTGGCATTTTCTCTCAGTGAAAAACACGACCTTCCCGTACTCGTGCGACTCACGACACGCCTCAGCAATACGCGTGGTATCTGCTCGCTGCAAGAGGCGCTCGGCGGCAGCGCGAAACAACGCGGTTTGAAGGCGCCACGAAGCGCGCGTGAGGGTATGAACAGACATGAGCATATCGAGAAGCAGCTCTCTGTCATCGAATCGTGGGCGAATCAGGCTTTTGATTTGAACTCAATTGACGTCGGTTCACCGGATGTGGGTATCATCACAAGCGGAATCTCGTATGTGTACGCGAAAGAAGTGCTGCCCGATGCATCCTTTCTCAAGCTGGGAATGATTCATCCGCTTCCACACAAGCTCATTTCTTACTTCGCCAGTCTCGTGAAGCGGCTCTATGTGATCGAAGAATTGGATCCCTTTCTCGAGGAGCAGATACGCGCAATGGGCATCGGCGTAATCGGGAAAGAGGTGTTTCCCCGGACGGGCGAACTGACCCCGGATGTCGTAGCCCGTGGACTTTCAGCGGAAGGTGCTGTCGCTCACGGGCTCACATCCGAACCTGTGCAGCTCCCTACACGTCAATCGACCTTGTGCCTCGGCTGCGCCCATCGCGGTCTTATGAACGTATTCCAGCGGATGAAGCTTGAAGTTGTGGGAGACATCGGGTGTTTTAATCCTGGAGAGTTGCCTCCCGCCGATCCACAGGAGATGGACGCATGTTTTTGCATCGGCGCCAGCATGAGCGTCGCCTTCGGAATGTCATTAGCGCAAGGGGTATCCATTGCACAACGTACTGTCGCGGTCGTTTCTGGATCCACCTTCATGCACTCAGGCCTACCCGCCTTAGCGAATATCGTGCAGAACCGGGGGACGGCGACGGTGTGTATCCTCGCAACACCAAGCAATGAAGCGGCAGCTTCCGTCGCTCCGGAGGTGGATTACCGCAAACTCTGCGAAGGAGTCGGTGTAAAGCGGATCCGGACTGTTCTTCCCGACGACGAACCGTCAATCGAGCAGGCCCTCCGCGAGGAGCTGACAGCCGAGGGCGTCTCGGTTATCATAAGCCAGATCTAA
- a CDS encoding bifunctional enoyl-CoA hydratase/phosphate acetyltransferase, with amino-acid sequence MNTVNVILCGVGGQGVLDAGELLSLAAMHAGYDVKMSTLQYSENHGESVSCHIRWGEKIYSPTIRQGEADFILSLERMETLRHLPMGKSGVAVIVNDEKIGMPAGITESVPYPENIEDLVASVHGSFHMLPVRDIAGEGKGLDATVLLGAFAAFNQCTPEAWMRAIDEWGGTDAPLHHEAFGRGQSFAAEPLRIEVHERFELPEGPTTKGIRSFDEMLDRVRTLPKRRVSIAGAENKAAFHAGIECVDLGLGTPVFVGNPDIIRKTAADNYPEFPIQNYEIVEAVDETATAERAVAIVRNGEADILLKGGVNTPTLMRAVLNGKTGLRAGSLLSDTFVFEYPDEDGIRLVMITDGGVTLQPTIQQKVEILRNAVVVAHALGNEMPRVAILAASETINPNVAATMDAAVIQKMNRTGQIPGCIVEGPIALDVAVSRKAAAIKGTDSPVAGQADILVAANIDTANALAKSTTYFAGYRLSHVIVGGTAPILIASRSDTSDAKLLSVALGSLMAKYFEEQRGSR; translated from the coding sequence ATGAATACAGTCAACGTAATCCTCTGCGGTGTCGGAGGACAGGGCGTCCTCGACGCCGGCGAATTGTTGAGTCTCGCCGCAATGCATGCTGGGTACGATGTAAAAATGAGCACGCTGCAATACTCAGAAAACCATGGAGAAAGCGTCTCGTGTCATATTCGGTGGGGTGAGAAAATTTACTCTCCAACCATCCGACAGGGTGAAGCAGATTTTATTCTGTCACTCGAACGCATGGAAACGCTTCGGCATCTTCCGATGGGGAAGAGCGGCGTGGCAGTCATTGTCAATGATGAGAAAATCGGAATGCCTGCAGGCATCACCGAATCGGTCCCGTACCCCGAAAACATCGAAGACTTGGTTGCCAGTGTCCACGGCTCATTCCATATGCTGCCTGTTCGAGACATCGCGGGTGAAGGAAAGGGTCTTGACGCGACGGTACTGCTAGGCGCATTTGCCGCATTCAATCAATGTACTCCCGAAGCCTGGATGCGCGCCATCGATGAATGGGGGGGAACCGATGCGCCGCTGCACCACGAGGCATTTGGTCGTGGCCAATCGTTCGCGGCTGAACCTCTGCGTATCGAAGTGCACGAACGGTTCGAATTGCCCGAGGGCCCCACAACCAAGGGCATCAGGAGTTTTGACGAGATGCTCGACCGTGTGCGCACACTTCCGAAGCGCCGCGTTTCGATAGCCGGGGCAGAGAATAAAGCAGCGTTCCATGCAGGGATCGAATGTGTGGATCTCGGATTGGGCACACCCGTATTTGTCGGTAATCCCGACATCATTCGCAAGACCGCTGCGGATAATTATCCCGAATTTCCGATCCAGAATTACGAAATAGTCGAAGCGGTCGACGAGACCGCCACCGCGGAACGTGCAGTCGCGATCGTAAGGAACGGCGAGGCCGACATTCTCCTCAAGGGCGGAGTAAATACACCAACGCTGATGCGCGCTGTGCTGAACGGAAAGACCGGACTTCGCGCGGGAAGTCTGCTCAGTGATACTTTCGTGTTCGAATATCCGGACGAGGACGGAATTCGTCTGGTCATGATCACCGATGGTGGGGTGACATTACAGCCGACCATACAGCAAAAGGTCGAGATCCTCCGTAACGCCGTCGTTGTTGCACATGCTCTAGGGAATGAGATGCCCCGCGTGGCGATTCTTGCAGCATCCGAGACCATCAATCCCAATGTCGCCGCGACGATGGATGCAGCCGTCATTCAAAAAATGAATCGGACAGGACAGATCCCAGGCTGCATTGTGGAAGGACCCATCGCACTCGATGTTGCAGTGAGCCGCAAAGCCGCCGCGATTAAAGGAACCGATTCACCTGTCGCTGGCCAGGCCGACATTCTCGTTGCCGCAAACATCGATACGGCAAACGCTCTCGCGAAAAGCACAACCTATTTTGCCGGTTATCGCCTGTCGCACGTGATTGTCGGTGGAACGGCTCCGATTCTTATTGCTTCGCGATCCGATACATCCGATGCAAAACTCCTGTCCGTGGCGCTCGGGAGTCTGATGGCAAAGTACTTCGAGGAACAACGCGGGAGCCGTTAA